The Mycolicibacterium lutetiense genome window below encodes:
- a CDS encoding MarR family transcriptional regulator: protein MSSEPFDSNVEAVSSMLVASADLMWRHLADRKGLSASATLVLVRLNREGPMRVTALAEAEGASQSGMTQLVQRLEQQGLLERCSDPDDGRACLVKVSEGGRRLWEERAVLRKQRIAELLAGLSDDDQMALWLAAQVAGRLVDQMREIADTHASTDA, encoded by the coding sequence GTGAGCAGCGAACCCTTCGACAGCAACGTGGAAGCCGTATCGTCGATGCTCGTGGCGAGCGCCGACCTGATGTGGCGGCATCTCGCCGATCGCAAGGGCTTGAGCGCGAGCGCGACGCTCGTCCTCGTCCGACTCAACCGCGAAGGGCCGATGCGGGTCACCGCGCTCGCGGAGGCCGAGGGCGCAAGCCAGTCGGGCATGACGCAACTGGTCCAGCGCCTGGAACAGCAAGGCCTGCTGGAGCGGTGCAGCGACCCCGATGACGGGCGGGCTTGCCTGGTCAAGGTCAGCGAGGGCGGCCGGCGCCTGTGGGAAGAGCGGGCCGTTCTACGCAAGCAGCGCATCGCCGAACTGTTGGCGGGCTTGTCGGATGACGACCAAATGGCGCTGTGGCTCGCTGCCCAGGTCGCGGGACGACTGGTCGACCAGATGCGCGAGATCGCCGACACCCATGCAAGCACCGATGCTTAG
- a CDS encoding anti-sigma factor → MTDPLDADLITLATPFALHAVSDAEHADIERRVAAAPPEIAAQFADEVRDTHETMAVLAAGTALEPPAHLRDQVLAAASASVRELRPKPPRWRTAALAAAAAVVLAVAGVGVGIALRPTSAPSAAEQIFAAPDVQTVSGEIPTGGTATVVFSRQRNAGVLVMNGVAPPEPGTVYQMWLLREAGPESAGTMDQAAVAPSTTAVLPNLGDASALAFTVEPGSGSTAPTTPIFAQLPLR, encoded by the coding sequence ATGACCGACCCGCTGGACGCCGATTTGATCACGCTGGCCACACCGTTTGCGTTGCACGCGGTGTCCGACGCCGAACACGCCGACATCGAACGGCGCGTTGCCGCCGCTCCGCCCGAGATCGCCGCACAGTTCGCCGACGAGGTGCGGGATACCCACGAAACCATGGCCGTGCTGGCGGCCGGCACCGCCCTCGAACCGCCGGCCCATCTGCGTGATCAGGTGCTGGCCGCTGCGTCGGCGTCGGTCCGCGAGCTACGGCCGAAACCGCCCCGGTGGCGCACGGCGGCCCTGGCGGCCGCGGCCGCCGTCGTGCTCGCGGTCGCAGGTGTCGGAGTGGGGATCGCGCTGCGGCCGACCTCCGCACCGTCGGCCGCCGAACAGATATTCGCCGCGCCCGACGTGCAGACCGTCTCCGGCGAGATTCCCACCGGCGGTACCGCCACAGTGGTGTTCTCCAGGCAGCGCAACGCCGGCGTACTGGTGATGAATGGTGTCGCGCCGCCCGAACCCGGCACCGTCTATCAGATGTGGCTGCTACGCGAGGCCGGGCCGGAATCAGCGGGCACGATGGACCAGGCCGCCGTGGCTCCGTCGACCACCGCGGTGCTACCCAACCTCGGCGACGCATCGGCCCTGGCCTTCACGGTCGAGCCGGGTAGCGGTTCGACGGCTCCCACCACCCCGATCTTCGCCCAACTGCCCTTGCGGTGA
- a CDS encoding MmpS family transport accessory protein — MIGEQRAGDRRRRNRTLLQIGWLPVVTVVAVGMGALGVWKVHQMSEPGPVPTVLAAQAPEQFTPKQLTYEVFGSVGDGGMLSYVDIDGHPHKVDVTELPWTHTETTTLTVVSGSISVQVNGGEVGCRMLVNGVVRDEQSSTHAEADVTCRVKSA, encoded by the coding sequence ATGATCGGGGAGCAGCGCGCGGGCGATCGCAGACGACGAAACCGAACGCTCCTGCAGATCGGATGGCTTCCCGTCGTCACGGTCGTCGCAGTGGGCATGGGAGCGTTGGGTGTCTGGAAGGTCCACCAGATGTCGGAGCCCGGCCCTGTGCCCACCGTTCTTGCCGCGCAGGCGCCCGAACAGTTCACCCCCAAACAACTCACCTACGAGGTGTTCGGCTCCGTCGGCGACGGCGGGATGCTGAGCTACGTCGACATCGACGGGCACCCGCACAAGGTCGATGTCACCGAGCTGCCCTGGACACATACCGAGACGACGACCCTCACTGTGGTCTCCGGCAGCATCTCGGTACAGGTCAACGGCGGCGAAGTCGGGTGCCGAATGCTGGTCAACGGCGTTGTGCGCGACGAACAATCGTCCACCCATGCCGAAGCTGACGTCACCTGCCGGGTGAAGTCCGCATGA
- a CDS encoding DUF1295 domain-containing protein yields MNLLIVAAVSLAALVVVHGATFLIGRTIGRYNVVDVAWGVGFIVVAVVSALLGTGDLFRRLLLLMLITVWAGRLSWHMVLKSAGKGEDPRYRELLGGDYSAGHVLRKVFGIQAAATWFVSLPVQLSSTLGPTPTALRPVLIAGVVIWSVGLVFEAVGDHQLRRFTSDPAHKGLIMDRGLWAWTRHPNYFGDSCVWWGLWLVTLCDWLSLLTVLSPVLMTYFLVYATGARLAEKFMAGRPGFAEYCSRTSFFIPMPPKYR; encoded by the coding sequence ATGAATCTGCTGATCGTCGCCGCGGTATCGCTGGCTGCACTTGTCGTCGTGCATGGAGCGACGTTCCTGATCGGCCGGACGATCGGGCGGTACAACGTCGTCGACGTGGCCTGGGGCGTGGGGTTCATCGTCGTCGCCGTGGTGTCCGCGCTGCTCGGCACCGGCGATCTCTTCCGCCGTCTGCTGCTGTTGATGCTGATCACCGTGTGGGCTGGGCGGCTGTCCTGGCACATGGTGCTCAAATCAGCGGGCAAGGGTGAGGATCCGCGCTACCGAGAACTGCTGGGCGGCGACTACTCGGCCGGCCACGTGCTGCGCAAGGTGTTCGGGATCCAGGCCGCCGCAACCTGGTTTGTCTCCCTGCCGGTGCAGTTGTCCTCGACGCTGGGACCGACACCTACGGCGCTGCGGCCGGTTCTGATTGCCGGGGTGGTGATCTGGTCCGTCGGGCTGGTGTTCGAGGCGGTCGGTGACCACCAACTGCGCCGGTTCACATCCGATCCGGCCCACAAGGGGCTGATCATGGATCGCGGCCTGTGGGCCTGGACCCGCCACCCCAACTACTTCGGCGACAGTTGCGTGTGGTGGGGGCTGTGGCTGGTGACCCTCTGCGACTGGCTGTCGCTGCTGACGGTGCTCTCCCCGGTGCTCATGACGTACTTCCTGGTGTACGCGACCGGGGCGAGGCTGGCCGAGAAGTTCATGGCCGGGCGTCCCGGGTTCGCCGAATACTGCTCGCGCACTTCATTTTTCATCCCGATGCCACCGAAGTATCGATAA
- a CDS encoding SRPBCC family protein has protein sequence MEGSVTVRMAAPADRIWNLIADVRNTGKFSPEVMEAEWLGGATGPALGARFRGHVKRNEIGPIYWTTCEVTACEPGREFGFAVLVGDRPVNNWHYRLEPAGPETDVTESFRMSPGAFTAVFSMLGGQLRRRRNIRDMRKTLERIKDVVEAGEQ, from the coding sequence ATGGAAGGCTCGGTAACCGTGCGGATGGCCGCGCCGGCGGACCGCATCTGGAATCTCATCGCCGACGTGCGCAACACCGGGAAGTTCTCACCGGAGGTGATGGAAGCCGAATGGCTCGGCGGCGCCACCGGCCCCGCCCTCGGCGCGCGGTTCCGCGGGCACGTAAAACGGAACGAGATCGGCCCCATCTACTGGACGACGTGCGAGGTGACGGCCTGCGAACCCGGACGTGAGTTCGGGTTCGCGGTCCTGGTCGGCGACCGGCCGGTCAACAACTGGCACTACCGGTTGGAACCGGCCGGACCCGAGACCGATGTCACCGAATCCTTCCGGATGTCGCCGGGAGCCTTCACCGCCGTGTTCTCGATGCTCGGCGGGCAGCTCCGCCGGCGCCGGAACATCCGCGATATGCGCAAGACCCTCGAACGGATCAAGGACGTCGTGGAGGCCGGCGAGCAATAG
- a CDS encoding DinB family protein: MTSTERPVPPLNADERTMLESWLEFYRATLALKCQGLDEEQLRSASVPPSGLTLLGLVQHAAEVERNWFRQVLTGDEAPPIFGPRDPNGHDGGFEVSGQSSFRVAEQIWQDEIKQARLNCAARGLDDTAAFMGGEVSLRWIYTHMIAEYARHCGHADLVRERIDGQVGV, from the coding sequence ATGACGTCGACGGAACGGCCCGTGCCGCCACTGAATGCCGATGAACGCACGATGCTGGAGAGCTGGCTGGAGTTCTATCGCGCCACGTTGGCGCTGAAATGCCAAGGCCTGGATGAGGAGCAGCTGCGGTCGGCCTCAGTGCCGCCCTCGGGGTTGACCTTGCTGGGTCTGGTGCAGCACGCGGCCGAAGTGGAACGGAACTGGTTTCGTCAGGTGCTGACCGGCGACGAAGCGCCACCGATCTTCGGGCCACGCGATCCCAACGGCCATGACGGTGGTTTCGAGGTGTCTGGGCAATCGTCATTCCGCGTCGCAGAACAGATCTGGCAGGACGAGATCAAGCAGGCCCGACTCAACTGTGCGGCGCGGGGCCTCGATGACACCGCCGCGTTCATGGGCGGCGAGGTCAGCTTGCGGTGGATCTACACGCACATGATTGCCGAGTACGCCCGCCATTGTGGGCACGCGGATCTGGTCCGCGAGCGCATCGACGGGCAGGTGGGTGTCTGA
- a CDS encoding sigma-70 family RNA polymerase sigma factor translates to MTALAPVARLRCVTTDLDALLRRVARRDVDAFAELYDHTRSRVFGLVTRVVRDPGYSEETTQEIYLQVWRSADGYDPTAGSPMAWLMTLAHRRAVDRVRTEQAATQRESRYGASTVEPPVDHVADSVITEDERRRVTDCLSSLTDAQRECIHLAYYEGLTYRQVSQRLTANLATIKSRMRDAIRGLRNCLGAA, encoded by the coding sequence GTGACCGCACTGGCGCCGGTGGCTAGGCTACGGTGCGTGACCACCGACCTCGACGCGTTGCTGCGCCGGGTGGCTCGACGCGACGTCGACGCCTTCGCCGAACTCTATGACCACACCAGGTCGCGGGTGTTCGGCCTGGTCACGAGGGTGGTGCGGGACCCGGGATACAGCGAGGAAACCACCCAGGAGATCTATCTGCAGGTATGGCGCTCCGCCGACGGGTACGACCCGACAGCGGGTTCTCCGATGGCCTGGCTGATGACGTTGGCACACCGGCGCGCGGTGGACCGGGTACGCACCGAGCAGGCCGCCACCCAACGGGAGTCGCGCTATGGGGCGAGCACCGTGGAGCCGCCCGTCGATCACGTCGCCGATTCGGTGATCACCGAGGACGAACGGCGCCGGGTGACGGACTGCCTGTCCTCGCTCACCGATGCCCAACGGGAGTGCATCCACCTCGCTTACTACGAGGGCTTGACCTACCGCCAGGTATCCCAACGCCTCACCGCCAACCTGGCCACCATCAAGTCCCGGATGCGCGATGCCATCCGCGGCCTGCGCAACTGTTTGGGGGCCGCATGA
- a CDS encoding TetR/AcrR family transcriptional regulator — protein MPRPFDRDKREALLATAGAILARTGVVDTSLRELASQMETSARMLVYYFGTKEQLMLEVLNRQQRAAIPETEDLDLPESIAAHREWCFEDWYECTRGERRDSLRVVLQIFGAACGVDSPYREYTWDTLSLLTRNSKARLLALGMPARVAETRSRIALAAFQGFIIEFFTAPDPTFVDDTFARFVDEFLLAPF, from the coding sequence GTGCCGCGACCGTTCGACCGCGATAAACGCGAAGCGCTATTGGCCACTGCGGGAGCGATTTTGGCGCGCACCGGGGTCGTTGACACCTCATTGCGTGAGCTGGCCTCCCAGATGGAGACCAGCGCTCGGATGTTGGTGTACTACTTCGGCACAAAAGAGCAACTCATGCTTGAAGTGTTGAACCGCCAGCAGCGTGCCGCGATACCGGAGACCGAGGATCTGGACCTTCCGGAGTCGATTGCGGCACACCGTGAATGGTGTTTCGAAGACTGGTACGAATGCACGCGCGGTGAGCGTCGTGACAGCCTGCGTGTCGTGCTGCAGATTTTCGGTGCCGCGTGTGGCGTCGACAGTCCGTACCGCGAATACACCTGGGACACCTTGTCGCTGTTGACGCGCAACTCCAAGGCCCGCCTTCTCGCGCTCGGGATGCCTGCCCGCGTCGCCGAGACCCGCTCGCGCATCGCGCTGGCAGCGTTCCAGGGCTTCATCATCGAATTTTTCACCGCGCCCGATCCGACCTTCGTCGACGACACGTTCGCCAGGTTCGTCGACGAATTCCTGCTTGCGCCTTTCTAG
- a CDS encoding MMPL/RND family transporter, whose protein sequence is MPGEVRMSTHRTNRPFVARTVRILAVPIIVFWALLAVATNTFIPQVERVAEELAGSMIPSYAPSQVAMLRIGEKFQESTSTSLTMLVFEADRPLDDGDHRYYDDLMNRLKQDPGHVQYVMDLWGKPITAAGAQSVDGKSTFVLLRLAGNIGQLQANESVNAVRDIIANDTPPPGLKVYVSGAAPLAADTLAIANSSLNNITILTIILIVIMLLVVYRSVANVLVPLVSVLIEMLVAKGVIATLGHFGAIPLSSFAVNIVVALTLGAGTDYGIFLMGRYQEARQDGESREDAFFTAYRSVAPIIIGSGLTIAGACYCLSLARLDYFHTMGPAVAISMLFTIAAALTLAPALLTLGSLFGLFDPKRMIKGHLYRRIATSVVRWPKPVFVASTAVVMIGAVFVPTFQVSYDDRAYQPADGAANLGFEASDRHFSQSKLFSEMLMVESDHDMRNSADFISLDRVAKSLIRLPGVAMVQSITRPLGRPLEHATIPYLFTTQGSGSGQQLPFTQQQNENTDKQAEIQARSVGVLQQVIGLTQQMADELHSTVLTLENLKQVTDDMNAGISNLDDFLRPLKSYFYWEPHCFDIPACWAMRSLFDSLDGIDSLDAQIADAVTSFEAIDRLLPQMISQLERMMADSQSLLGVITNNYGPAHLQSTQTDQTYYDLINVGNDFDKSRSDDFFYIPREAFDNEDVKTGMQLMMSPDGKAARLIVTHEGNAMGPEGIDHVEQFPDAIKAALKETSLAGSRIYIGGAGSNNKDIKAYAASDLLIVAIAAFVLIFLIMLYLTRSLVAAMVIPGTVAFSYAGAFGLSILVWQHLIGLHLHWLVLPLTFIILVAVGSDYNLLLISRVKEESGAGLNTGLIRALGSTGGVVTSAGLVFAFTMLAMLISDLRTIGQVGSTVCIGLLLDTLIVRSFIVPCLLRFLGPWFWWPTFIRQRPLRQRPSRQRSEV, encoded by the coding sequence CTGCCGGGTGAAGTCCGCATGAGCACTCATCGGACCAACCGACCCTTCGTCGCGCGGACCGTGCGCATCCTGGCGGTGCCGATCATCGTGTTCTGGGCGCTGCTCGCCGTCGCCACCAATACGTTCATCCCGCAGGTCGAGCGGGTCGCCGAGGAACTCGCGGGCTCGATGATCCCGAGCTACGCACCGTCACAGGTCGCGATGCTGCGCATCGGGGAGAAGTTCCAGGAGTCCACGTCCACCAGCCTCACCATGCTGGTGTTCGAGGCCGATCGCCCGCTCGACGACGGTGACCACCGGTACTACGACGACTTGATGAACCGGCTCAAGCAGGACCCCGGGCACGTGCAATACGTGATGGACCTGTGGGGTAAGCCGATCACCGCTGCCGGAGCCCAAAGTGTCGACGGCAAGTCGACTTTCGTGCTGTTGCGACTCGCCGGAAACATCGGCCAGCTTCAGGCGAACGAGTCCGTGAACGCCGTGCGGGACATCATCGCCAACGACACCCCGCCACCGGGCCTCAAGGTCTACGTCAGTGGTGCTGCGCCACTGGCGGCGGACACCCTCGCGATCGCCAACTCCAGCCTCAACAACATCACGATCCTGACGATCATCCTCATCGTGATCATGCTGCTGGTGGTCTACCGGTCGGTCGCCAACGTACTCGTGCCGCTCGTCAGCGTTCTGATCGAAATGCTTGTCGCCAAAGGCGTCATCGCGACGCTCGGCCACTTCGGCGCCATCCCGCTGTCGTCGTTCGCGGTGAACATCGTCGTCGCACTGACATTGGGGGCCGGAACCGACTACGGCATCTTTTTGATGGGGCGGTATCAGGAGGCCCGGCAGGACGGCGAGAGCCGTGAGGATGCGTTCTTCACCGCGTACCGCAGCGTCGCGCCCATCATCATCGGCTCCGGGCTGACGATCGCCGGCGCGTGTTACTGCCTGAGTCTGGCGCGGCTGGACTACTTCCACACCATGGGGCCGGCGGTCGCCATCAGCATGCTGTTCACCATCGCTGCCGCGCTGACCCTCGCGCCCGCGCTGCTCACCTTGGGCAGCCTTTTCGGTTTGTTCGACCCAAAGCGCATGATCAAAGGGCACCTGTACCGGCGGATCGCGACGAGCGTGGTGCGTTGGCCGAAACCCGTCTTCGTCGCAAGTACCGCCGTCGTGATGATCGGAGCGGTGTTCGTCCCCACCTTCCAGGTCAGCTACGACGACCGCGCCTACCAACCTGCCGATGGCGCAGCCAATCTCGGTTTCGAGGCCTCCGATCGGCATTTCTCGCAGAGCAAGTTGTTCAGCGAGATGTTGATGGTCGAGAGCGACCATGACATGCGGAACTCGGCCGACTTCATCTCCCTGGACCGGGTCGCCAAGAGTCTCATCCGGCTCCCCGGCGTCGCCATGGTGCAGAGCATCACCCGGCCACTGGGCCGGCCGTTGGAGCACGCCACGATTCCCTACCTGTTCACGACCCAGGGCAGCGGAAGCGGCCAGCAGCTGCCGTTCACCCAGCAGCAGAACGAGAACACCGACAAACAGGCGGAGATCCAGGCGCGTTCAGTCGGGGTTCTGCAGCAGGTGATCGGGCTGACCCAGCAGATGGCCGATGAACTGCATTCAACGGTGCTGACGCTGGAGAACCTCAAGCAGGTCACCGACGACATGAACGCCGGAATCTCCAATCTCGACGACTTCCTGCGGCCCCTGAAGAGCTATTTCTATTGGGAACCGCACTGTTTCGACATACCGGCGTGCTGGGCGATGCGATCACTGTTCGACTCGCTCGACGGCATCGACAGCCTCGACGCCCAGATCGCCGACGCCGTCACGTCCTTCGAGGCCATCGATCGGCTGCTGCCGCAGATGATCTCGCAGCTGGAGCGGATGATGGCCGACAGTCAGTCCCTGCTGGGCGTCATCACGAACAACTACGGACCTGCGCATCTGCAGTCCACCCAGACCGACCAGACCTACTACGACCTGATCAACGTGGGCAACGACTTCGACAAATCGCGCAGCGACGACTTCTTCTACATTCCGAGAGAGGCGTTCGACAATGAGGACGTCAAGACCGGCATGCAGCTGATGATGTCGCCGGATGGCAAGGCCGCCCGGCTCATCGTCACTCACGAGGGCAATGCCATGGGGCCGGAAGGAATCGACCACGTCGAACAATTCCCGGATGCGATCAAGGCGGCGCTCAAGGAAACCTCGTTGGCCGGTTCCAGGATCTACATTGGCGGCGCGGGGTCGAACAACAAAGACATCAAGGCCTATGCCGCGTCCGATCTGCTCATCGTGGCGATCGCCGCGTTCGTGCTGATCTTTCTGATCATGCTGTATCTGACCCGGAGCCTGGTGGCGGCGATGGTGATTCCCGGCACGGTGGCGTTCTCGTACGCGGGCGCCTTCGGACTGTCAATCCTGGTGTGGCAGCACCTGATCGGACTGCACCTGCACTGGCTGGTGCTGCCGCTGACCTTCATCATCCTGGTCGCTGTCGGCTCGGACTACAACCTGCTGCTGATCTCCCGGGTCAAGGAGGAGTCCGGCGCGGGATTGAACACCGGGCTGATCCGTGCGCTCGGGAGCACCGGTGGTGTGGTGACCTCGGCGGGTCTGGTGTTCGCGTTCACCATGTTGGCCATGCTGATCAGCGATCTGCGCACCATCGGCCAGGTGGGTTCGACCGTGTGCATCGGGCTGCTGCTCGACACCCTGATCGTGCGTTCGTTCATCGTGCCGTGTCTGCTGCGCTTCCTCGGTCCGTGGTTCTGGTGGCCCACATTCATCCGGCAGCGACCATTGAGACAGCGACCATCGCGGCAGCGATCAGAGGTGTGA